A single region of the Ferrimicrobium sp. genome encodes:
- a CDS encoding ABC transporter permease, with the protein MSERITTPATGTDEPSPRTGVTKPSRLRLLLSSPSATAGAIIVATAIIVAIVSIWWTPYGPLAVNTAAEFLRPSLAHPLGTDEYGRDVLSRLMTGTQITLLSSLGAVAIALVVGVPAGLVAAFRRGVTGEIIMRGADLLYSFPALLAAITLVAALGASTLTATLAIGIASIPVFARVTRSTALGILSTDYVLAARAYGRSNFQIARRHVLPNIMPILVAQIALLLSVTILAVAALSYLGLGTPPPAPTWGGMLESAQNYLYQDPLLALWPGLAIAVTVFGLNALGDGLRDLLDPTLKGRS; encoded by the coding sequence ATGAGCGAACGCATCACCACCCCCGCAACGGGGACCGACGAGCCATCGCCACGCACTGGTGTGACAAAACCCTCCCGCCTGCGGTTGCTCCTCTCGAGTCCGAGTGCAACCGCGGGTGCCATCATCGTCGCCACCGCCATCATCGTCGCCATCGTCTCGATCTGGTGGACGCCGTATGGTCCTCTGGCTGTGAACACAGCTGCAGAGTTTCTCCGTCCGAGCCTTGCGCATCCACTTGGTACCGATGAGTATGGCCGCGACGTACTCTCGCGGCTGATGACGGGGACACAGATCACCCTGCTGTCGAGTCTGGGTGCGGTGGCCATTGCTCTGGTGGTCGGCGTGCCAGCCGGCCTCGTCGCTGCCTTTCGGCGTGGAGTGACCGGTGAGATCATTATGCGAGGGGCCGACCTACTCTACTCCTTTCCTGCCCTCCTCGCTGCCATCACGTTGGTGGCCGCGCTCGGTGCGTCAACCCTCACAGCCACCCTCGCCATCGGGATCGCCTCGATTCCCGTCTTTGCGAGGGTCACTCGATCGACTGCATTGGGAATTCTCTCAACCGACTACGTGCTGGCTGCGCGGGCCTATGGGCGCTCAAACTTCCAGATCGCCCGGCGACATGTCCTGCCGAACATCATGCCGATCCTGGTAGCGCAGATCGCACTCCTCCTTTCGGTGACCATTTTGGCGGTCGCCGCACTCTCGTACCTGGGCCTTGGCACACCACCACCCGCCCCGACCTGGGGTGGCATGCTCGAAAGCGCGCAGAACTACCTCTACCAAGATCCGCTCCTGGCCCTCTGGCCCGGTCTCGCAATCGCCGTGACCGTGTTCGGCCTCAATGCGCTTGGCGATGGGTTGCGCGATCTTCTCGACCCGACCCTCAAGGGACGATCATGA